In Halorussus limi, a genomic segment contains:
- a CDS encoding Na+/H+ antiporter NhaC family protein: MALESIDAGVWSLVPAILAITLAWTTRDALIGLFVGVASAGPIYGALKPGAAAVGVPPDMVGQVLVSQVQTPWLTVGPVTTGNLLGALFGLKLIPTLVATAPLFSSAWYVENVLLAIFAIGGMIGLMIRAGAIQGVLEALAEWADSPADAEKAAYIAGIAVHIDDYFNCLVVGSMMRPLTDKYNVSRAKLAYYVDSAGSPAARLAFYSTWGAALIGFIGAGLESAASQDVLPQAMSGFVTAGSDGPTAVTAEIWPLFFNSLFFGFYSWVALIIAALVAWQVFPNILGMKREEERARAGDGVVGEDHDPMISEEMDRYEMADAATPDWRNFAVPVAVMIAVGLGAMFWRGSPVVHVPGEPENLLFALGGYQLMLPPAGEWAFNIGGVKLGLAATAALVVAAVLYRLRGDIPSNDDATDAMVHGFKGIFLAALILMLASSIQNSVTVLGISNFVTDWFRGVPSAVIPLLVFLTTASISFADGSSWSTYGIMFPIAIPVAFTTGANLPLVLGAVFSGGIFGDHASPISDTTVLASSTAGSDHLVHVRTQIPYAVITATIAGSLFLLLGFVLPQGFEIFPY, translated from the coding sequence ATGGCTCTCGAAAGCATCGACGCCGGCGTCTGGTCGCTCGTCCCAGCGATTCTCGCCATCACGCTGGCGTGGACGACCCGAGACGCGCTCATCGGCCTGTTCGTCGGCGTAGCGAGCGCCGGCCCGATTTACGGCGCGCTGAAACCGGGCGCGGCCGCGGTCGGCGTGCCGCCGGACATGGTGGGTCAAGTGCTCGTCTCGCAGGTACAAACCCCGTGGTTGACGGTCGGTCCGGTCACGACAGGAAACCTCCTCGGCGCGCTGTTCGGCCTGAAACTGATTCCGACGCTCGTCGCCACCGCACCGCTGTTCAGTTCCGCGTGGTACGTCGAGAACGTCCTGCTCGCCATCTTCGCCATCGGCGGGATGATAGGCCTGATGATTCGGGCGGGCGCGATTCAGGGCGTCCTCGAAGCGCTCGCCGAGTGGGCCGACTCCCCGGCGGACGCCGAGAAGGCGGCCTACATCGCGGGAATCGCGGTCCACATCGACGACTACTTCAACTGTCTGGTGGTCGGGTCGATGATGCGTCCGCTGACCGACAAGTACAACGTCTCGCGGGCGAAGTTGGCCTACTACGTGGACTCGGCGGGGAGTCCGGCCGCGCGCCTCGCGTTCTACTCGACGTGGGGCGCGGCGCTCATCGGCTTCATCGGCGCGGGGCTCGAGTCCGCCGCGAGTCAGGACGTGCTTCCGCAGGCGATGAGCGGGTTCGTGACGGCCGGGAGCGACGGCCCGACCGCGGTCACGGCCGAAATCTGGCCGCTGTTCTTCAACAGCCTCTTCTTCGGGTTCTACTCGTGGGTCGCGCTCATCATCGCCGCGCTGGTCGCGTGGCAGGTCTTCCCGAACATCCTCGGGATGAAGCGCGAGGAGGAACGCGCTCGCGCCGGGGACGGCGTCGTCGGCGAGGACCACGACCCGATGATATCCGAGGAGATGGACCGCTACGAGATGGCCGACGCCGCGACGCCCGACTGGCGGAACTTCGCGGTGCCGGTCGCGGTGATGATAGCGGTCGGTCTCGGCGCGATGTTCTGGCGCGGGAGTCCCGTGGTTCACGTGCCCGGCGAACCCGAGAACCTGCTGTTCGCGCTCGGGGGTTACCAGCTCATGCTCCCGCCCGCGGGCGAGTGGGCGTTCAACATCGGCGGCGTCAAGTTGGGACTCGCGGCGACGGCGGCGCTGGTCGTCGCGGCGGTCCTCTACCGCCTGCGCGGCGACATCCCGAGCAACGACGACGCGACCGACGCGATGGTCCACGGCTTCAAGGGCATCTTCCTCGCGGCGCTCATCCTGATGCTCGCGTCGTCCATCCAGAACAGCGTCACCGTGCTGGGCATCTCGAACTTCGTCACCGACTGGTTCCGAGGCGTCCCGTCCGCGGTGATTCCCCTGCTCGTGTTCCTCACCACCGCGAGCATCAGTTTCGCCGACGGGAGTTCGTGGTCCACCTACGGCATCATGTTCCCCATCGCCATTCCGGTGGCGTTCACGACCGGCGCGAACCTGCCGCTCGTTCTCGGCGCGGTGTTCAGCGGCGGCATCTTCGGCGACCACGCCTCGCCCATCTCGGACACGACGGTACTCGCGTCCTCGACCGCCGGGAGCGACCACCTCGTCCACGTCCGGACCCAGATTCCCTACGCGGTCATCACCGCGACTATCGCGGGGAGTCTCTTCCTACTGCTCGGGTTCGTTCTGCCGCAGGGCTTCGAAATCTTCCCTTACTGA
- a CDS encoding amino acid ABC transporter permease, with translation MSDVTRRATAAPRWRSYGLRQWLGVGAAALFWGWLVFRWVNDWLLGGAVVPPGQPLIPAATFAGVAESLSAAADALGVLGWPLAQVAGLFSFLATGASALPALAKGAWLTVVLTVTTIALGFVLAVPLAVARVYGEKTAWLSLAYTELIRGTPLLAQLFVLYYGMGLSAWIRELPLVGVGIVPGQAVWVAIIGFTINGSAYQSEYIRAAIESVDSGQLTAARAVGMSKLAGIRHVVLPQGLRYAIPGWSNELVYLIKYSSLAAFITVPELFERADAIASETFEFTTMYAFAALLYLGLVLSASKLMSFVERRFAIPGIGDVEGRDR, from the coding sequence ATGAGTGACGTGACTCGACGCGCGACGGCGGCCCCGCGCTGGCGGTCGTACGGACTCCGCCAGTGGCTCGGCGTCGGGGCCGCGGCGCTGTTCTGGGGGTGGCTGGTCTTCCGGTGGGTCAACGACTGGCTGCTCGGCGGGGCCGTCGTTCCGCCCGGCCAACCGCTAATTCCGGCCGCGACGTTCGCCGGAGTCGCCGAGTCGCTGTCGGCGGCGGCCGACGCGCTCGGCGTCCTCGGGTGGCCCCTCGCACAGGTCGCGGGGCTGTTCTCGTTCCTCGCGACCGGCGCGTCGGCGCTGCCCGCGCTGGCGAAGGGCGCGTGGCTGACCGTCGTACTGACCGTCACCACCATCGCGCTGGGGTTCGTCCTCGCGGTTCCGCTCGCGGTCGCGCGGGTGTACGGCGAGAAGACGGCGTGGCTCTCGCTGGCCTACACCGAACTCATCCGCGGGACGCCGCTGCTGGCCCAACTGTTCGTCCTCTACTACGGCATGGGGCTGTCGGCGTGGATACGCGAACTCCCGCTGGTCGGCGTCGGCATCGTCCCCGGGCAGGCCGTCTGGGTCGCCATCATCGGCTTCACCATCAACGGGTCGGCCTACCAGTCGGAGTACATCCGGGCGGCCATCGAGAGCGTCGACTCCGGGCAGTTGACCGCGGCCCGCGCCGTCGGGATGTCGAAACTCGCGGGGATTCGCCACGTCGTCCTCCCGCAGGGGCTTCGCTACGCCATCCCGGGCTGGTCGAACGAACTGGTCTACCTCATCAAGTACTCGTCGCTGGCGGCGTTCATCACCGTCCCCGAACTGTTCGAGCGCGCCGACGCCATCGCGTCGGAGACGTTCGAGTTCACCACGATGTACGCGTTCGCCGCGCTGCTCTACCTCGGTCTCGTCCTCTCGGCGTCGAAGCTGATGTCGTTCGTCGAACGGCGGTTCGCCATCCCCGGCATCGGCGACGTCGAGGGCCGAGACCGGTAG
- a CDS encoding amino acid ABC transporter ATP-binding protein, producing the protein MSLLRVENLSKSYGDERVLRDVSFEMDRGDVEVVVGPSGSGKSTLLRCVNRLTEYDSGDIYLDGESTTGPDADVNQLRRDVGMVFQDFNLFAHLTARKNITLGLRRVKGLSKEEARSVADEHLEMVGLAAQADSYPAELSGGQKQRVGIARALAMEPKLMLFDEPTSALDPELIGEVVGVMRDLVERGMTMLVVTHEMGFARSAASTVTFLEDGNIVERGPPEQLFESPEQARTGEFLGRLDEVHGDHE; encoded by the coding sequence ATGAGTCTGCTACGCGTCGAGAACCTCTCGAAGAGTTACGGTGACGAACGCGTCCTCCGGGACGTGAGCTTCGAAATGGACCGGGGAGACGTCGAAGTCGTCGTCGGTCCCAGCGGGAGCGGGAAGTCCACGCTCCTGCGGTGTGTCAACCGCCTCACGGAGTACGACTCCGGCGACATCTACCTCGACGGGGAGAGTACGACGGGTCCGGACGCGGACGTGAACCAGCTTCGGCGGGACGTCGGCATGGTGTTTCAGGACTTCAACCTGTTCGCGCACCTGACAGCCCGCAAGAACATCACGCTCGGTCTGCGGCGAGTCAAGGGACTCTCCAAGGAGGAGGCCCGGAGCGTGGCCGACGAACACCTCGAGATGGTCGGACTCGCGGCGCAGGCTGACTCCTACCCGGCGGAGCTGTCGGGCGGCCAGAAACAGCGGGTCGGCATCGCCCGGGCGCTGGCGATGGAACCCAAACTGATGCTGTTCGACGAACCGACCAGCGCGCTCGACCCCGAACTCATCGGCGAGGTGGTCGGTGTGATGCGCGACTTGGTCGAGCGCGGAATGACGATGCTGGTCGTCACCCACGAGATGGGGTTCGCACGGTCGGCGGCCAGCACCGTCACCTTCCTCGAAGACGGCAACATCGTCGAGCGCGGCCCGCCCGAACAGTTGTTCGAGAGCCCCGAGCAGGCGCGGACCGGGGAGTTCCTCGGTCGCCTCGACGAGGTCCACGGCGACCATGAGTGA
- a CDS encoding amino acid ABC transporter permease, with protein MVTPLLSGDWAFVADNLSYLFGGIVLTVALTAASILLGFLAGFPAGAVEVYGGRYASGAVESVGVVLRGTPIVVILLFAYFGTPIESAFAAAVLGLGLRSAAYQSQIFRGAIQSIGEGQMEAARAVGMSRLRAIRHVVVPQALRRSIPGFQNEFTIVLKDTSVAFAIGLSELLTRSNDLFVQNTNAVLEVILFASAVYFVLTFATNRTLDYVGSVFAIPTGDST; from the coding sequence GTGGTGACTCCGCTGCTGTCGGGCGACTGGGCGTTCGTCGCCGACAACCTGTCGTATCTGTTCGGCGGGATAGTGCTGACCGTCGCGCTGACGGCCGCCAGCATCCTGCTCGGCTTCCTCGCCGGATTCCCGGCGGGGGCCGTCGAGGTGTACGGCGGTCGGTACGCCAGCGGTGCGGTCGAGAGCGTCGGCGTCGTCCTCCGGGGGACGCCCATCGTCGTCATCCTGCTGTTCGCCTACTTCGGCACGCCCATCGAGAGCGCGTTCGCCGCGGCCGTCCTCGGTCTCGGACTGCGGAGCGCGGCCTATCAGTCCCAGATATTCCGCGGCGCGATACAGAGCATCGGCGAGGGACAGATGGAGGCCGCTCGCGCCGTCGGGATGTCTCGGCTCCGAGCGATTCGCCACGTCGTCGTCCCGCAGGCGCTGCGCCGGTCGATTCCGGGCTTCCAGAACGAGTTCACCATCGTCCTCAAGGACACGAGCGTCGCGTTCGCCATCGGTCTCTCGGAACTGCTGACCCGAAGCAACGACCTGTTCGTCCAGAACACCAACGCCGTGCTGGAGGTCATCCTGTTCGCCAGCGCGGTGTACTTCGTGCTGACGTTCGCCACCAACCGGACGCTGGACTACGTCGGCAGCGTCTTCGCGATTCCAACAGGTGATTCCACATGA
- a CDS encoding basic amino acid ABC transporter substrate-binding protein, translating into MERRTSVDMDRRTYVKVVGASGVAGLTGTAGCIGSITGSGGGNKKLTAGTAPGFPPFEMKKGGELVGFDIDLLEAVVSESEYTLSGWEEFEFKGLMPALSSEKIDVIAGAMTINEKRDKKIDFSNPYYSADQSILVRKGGDFSPSKLGDFSGHPVGAQKGTTGEGIIKDELIAKGKLKESNYNSYGSYVLAVEDLVNGNIDAIVIDKPVAKTFQSERDVSIAFTYETGEKYGFGVRQGDSDVQKALNNGLKAVRDSGKYTEIRNKWFSDS; encoded by the coding sequence ATGGAACGCAGAACTTCCGTCGATATGGACCGTCGTACCTACGTCAAGGTCGTCGGTGCGAGCGGCGTCGCAGGGCTGACCGGAACCGCTGGCTGTATCGGTAGCATCACCGGAAGCGGCGGCGGCAACAAGAAGCTAACCGCCGGTACCGCACCCGGGTTCCCCCCGTTCGAGATGAAGAAGGGCGGCGAACTCGTCGGCTTCGACATCGACCTGCTGGAGGCGGTCGTCTCCGAGAGCGAGTACACGCTCTCGGGGTGGGAGGAGTTCGAGTTCAAGGGACTCATGCCCGCGCTCAGTAGCGAGAAAATCGACGTCATCGCGGGCGCGATGACCATCAACGAGAAGCGCGACAAGAAAATCGACTTCTCGAACCCCTACTACAGCGCCGACCAGTCGATACTCGTGCGCAAGGGCGGCGACTTCTCGCCGTCGAAACTCGGCGACTTCTCGGGCCACCCCGTCGGCGCCCAGAAGGGGACCACGGGCGAGGGCATCATCAAGGACGAACTGATTGCGAAGGGCAAACTGAAGGAGTCGAACTACAACTCCTACGGAAGCTACGTGCTGGCAGTCGAGGACCTCGTGAACGGCAACATCGACGCCATCGTCATCGACAAGCCGGTCGCCAAGACGTTCCAGAGCGAGCGCGACGTCTCCATCGCGTTCACCTACGAGACCGGCGAGAAGTACGGCTTCGGCGTGCGACAGGGCGACAGCGACGTTCAGAAGGCCCTCAACAACGGGCTGAAAGCCGTTCGCGACAGCGGCAAGTACACCGAGATCCGAAACAAGTGGTTCAGCGACTCGTAG
- a CDS encoding amino acid ABC transporter ATP-binding protein: MSDRSEMTTDDLAVGQPMVEFDGVDKFFGSAHVLKDIDLAVEEQEVVVIVGPSGSGKSTLLRCVNRLEEIQDGEVRIAGEAITAPGVDVNRLRQKVGMVFQHFNLFPHKTALQNVTLAPVRVRGLSEADARQRGENLLEEVGLGDQLDSFPAELSGGQKQRVAIARALAMDPEVMLFDEVTSALDPELVGEVLGVMRGLAEEGMTMLVVTHEMGFAREVGDRVVLMSEGRIVEEGPPDEFFDHPETDRAKQFLQRVL; encoded by the coding sequence ATGAGCGACCGGAGCGAGATGACGACCGACGACCTCGCGGTCGGCCAACCGATGGTCGAGTTCGACGGCGTGGACAAGTTCTTCGGGAGCGCCCACGTCCTCAAGGACATCGACCTCGCGGTCGAGGAACAGGAGGTCGTGGTCATCGTCGGGCCCAGCGGAAGTGGAAAGTCAACGCTCCTGCGGTGCGTGAACCGACTCGAAGAGATTCAGGACGGCGAGGTCCGAATCGCCGGCGAGGCCATCACCGCACCCGGCGTGGACGTGAATCGACTCCGTCAGAAGGTCGGGATGGTGTTCCAGCACTTCAACCTCTTCCCGCACAAGACGGCGCTCCAGAACGTCACGCTCGCGCCGGTTCGGGTCCGAGGTCTCTCGGAGGCCGACGCCCGACAGCGCGGCGAGAACCTGCTCGAAGAGGTCGGTCTCGGCGACCAACTCGACTCGTTCCCCGCCGAGTTGTCTGGCGGCCAGAAACAGCGGGTCGCCATCGCTCGGGCGCTGGCGATGGACCCCGAGGTGATGCTGTTCGACGAGGTGACGAGCGCGCTCGACCCCGAACTCGTCGGCGAGGTGTTGGGAGTCATGCGGGGACTCGCCGAGGAGGGGATGACGATGCTGGTCGTCACCCACGAGATGGGGTTCGCCCGCGAAGTCGGCGACCGCGTGGTGCTGATGTCGGAGGGCCGCATCGTGGAGGAAGGACCTCCCGACGAGTTCTTCGACCACCCCGAGACCGACCGGGCCAAGCAGTTCCTCCAACGCGTGCTGTAG
- a CDS encoding amino acid ABC transporter permease, whose product MAGTYAEERSGETAADEGYLTDERVKWAGMAVALVFTAVILGFIALILLEYVNYDLLFSVVPRFVVAFVRVVVVVVISSVLAVTAGVFVGLGRVSRTSVTHAIATAYVQFFRGTPLLFQLFIIYLGIPSLWPPGEFPISEGYVVVPEVLVVDWTFITAVIALTLNHAAYVGEAVKGGINAVAEGQMEAARSLGMSYVDSMREIILPQAWRNALAAIGNDQVILVKDTSLLTVIAFPEIITVFREINSNQFDAWTPIVLVAVTYLAITLPLMRTVQYLEDRAEWGTGDDEESGGLRERFGWGERR is encoded by the coding sequence ATGGCGGGGACGTACGCCGAGGAGCGAAGCGGCGAAACCGCGGCCGACGAGGGGTACCTGACCGACGAGCGCGTCAAGTGGGCCGGGATGGCGGTGGCGCTGGTGTTCACCGCGGTCATCCTCGGATTCATCGCGCTCATCCTGCTGGAGTACGTGAACTACGACCTGCTGTTCTCGGTGGTGCCCCGATTCGTCGTCGCGTTCGTCCGCGTGGTGGTCGTGGTCGTCATCTCCAGCGTCCTCGCGGTCACCGCCGGGGTGTTCGTGGGGTTGGGTCGAGTGTCGCGCACCTCGGTCACTCACGCCATCGCCACCGCGTACGTCCAGTTCTTTCGGGGGACGCCGCTGCTCTTCCAACTGTTCATCATCTACCTCGGCATCCCGTCGCTGTGGCCGCCGGGGGAGTTCCCGATTTCGGAGGGGTACGTCGTCGTCCCGGAGGTTCTGGTCGTCGACTGGACGTTCATCACGGCCGTCATCGCGCTGACGCTGAACCACGCCGCGTACGTCGGCGAGGCGGTGAAGGGCGGCATCAACGCGGTTGCGGAGGGCCAGATGGAGGCCGCCCGGTCGCTCGGGATGTCGTACGTCGATTCGATGCGGGAGATAATCCTGCCCCAGGCGTGGCGCAACGCGCTGGCGGCCATCGGCAACGACCAGGTGATTCTGGTCAAGGACACGTCGCTGTTGACCGTCATCGCGTTCCCCGAGATAATCACCGTGTTTCGGGAGATAAACTCGAACCAGTTCGACGCGTGGACGCCCATCGTCCTCGTCGCGGTGACGTATCTGGCCATCACGCTCCCGCTGATGCGGACCGTCCAGTATCTCGAAGACCGCGCCGAGTGGGGGACGGGCGACGACGAGGAGTCCGGCGGACTCCGCGAGCGGTTCGGGTGGGGTGAGCGCCGATGA
- a CDS encoding COX15/CtaA family protein has translation MVRFRHLAGVTTGLTFALILLGVYTAAMGAGLSCSAQWPFCDGGLIPQTWPSFVEWFHRLVAMITGFFILGTAVGSWKYTAEKRIRGAATLALAVTPIQVVLGGATVFVYTPLVQVAHHTAALVIFGALLATTLWSYEAAGAPDSRSADAAAGYPSDD, from the coding sequence ATGGTCCGGTTCCGCCACCTCGCCGGGGTCACGACCGGCCTCACGTTCGCGCTCATCCTGCTCGGCGTCTACACCGCCGCGATGGGCGCGGGGTTGTCCTGCTCGGCCCAGTGGCCCTTCTGCGACGGCGGCCTGATTCCGCAGACGTGGCCGAGTTTCGTCGAGTGGTTCCACCGTCTCGTCGCGATGATAACCGGGTTCTTCATCCTCGGGACCGCCGTCGGGTCGTGGAAGTACACCGCCGAGAAGCGCATCCGGGGCGCGGCGACGCTCGCGCTGGCGGTCACGCCGATTCAGGTCGTCCTCGGCGGCGCGACGGTGTTCGTCTACACGCCGCTGGTGCAGGTCGCCCACCACACCGCGGCGCTGGTAATCTTCGGGGCCCTGCTCGCCACGACGCTGTGGTCCTACGAGGCCGCGGGCGCACCCGACTCCCGGTCGGCCGACGCGGCCGCCGGCTATCCGAGCGACGATTAA
- a CDS encoding M24 family metallopeptidase — MTKQERLDAYLAENDLEAVWFARPNSFAWLTGASNVVDREGDVGVAAVGYDGDGLEVVTSNIEANRFREEELADDVSVAEFPWYEQSLSGAVADRTETPAAADFDVPGTSSVDASPLRQPLTEADVENYRELGRETAQAVESVCRELQPDDVESEVASALRVALSARDIEVPVALVGGAERARKYRHYTPTNARIGEYVLVSVTTQRDGLHASATRTVAFESEMDDDALNELGERHHAARIVETTALGATRAVADLSGDPASVFQAIQAAYEHLGHADEWENHHQGGAAGFAGREWFAAPEVPESAEITTPMAYAYNPTIRGAKSEDTVLVTDDGFEVLTDTGQWPTTPVDAYDYDAVMERPDVLVREDDGN, encoded by the coding sequence ATGACCAAGCAGGAGCGCCTCGACGCCTACCTCGCCGAGAACGACCTCGAAGCCGTCTGGTTCGCCCGGCCGAACTCCTTCGCGTGGCTGACCGGCGCGAGCAACGTCGTGGACCGCGAGGGCGACGTCGGCGTGGCCGCGGTGGGGTACGACGGCGACGGACTCGAAGTCGTGACGAGCAACATCGAGGCCAACCGCTTCCGCGAGGAGGAACTGGCCGACGACGTGTCGGTCGCCGAGTTCCCGTGGTACGAGCAGTCGCTTTCCGGTGCGGTCGCCGACCGCACCGAGACCCCGGCCGCGGCCGACTTCGACGTTCCGGGAACGTCGTCGGTGGACGCCTCGCCGCTCCGCCAACCGCTGACCGAGGCAGACGTGGAGAACTACCGCGAACTCGGGCGGGAGACCGCACAGGCCGTCGAGTCGGTCTGTCGGGAACTCCAACCCGACGACGTGGAGTCGGAGGTCGCCTCGGCGCTCCGGGTCGCGCTGTCCGCGCGGGACATCGAGGTGCCCGTCGCGCTGGTCGGCGGGGCCGAGCGCGCCCGGAAGTACCGCCACTACACGCCGACGAACGCCCGAATCGGCGAGTACGTCCTCGTCTCGGTCACGACCCAGCGCGACGGTCTCCACGCCAGCGCGACCCGGACCGTCGCCTTCGAGTCCGAGATGGACGACGACGCGCTGAACGAACTCGGCGAGCGCCACCACGCCGCCCGCATCGTGGAGACGACCGCGCTCGGCGCGACGCGGGCGGTCGCCGACCTCTCGGGCGACCCGGCGAGCGTCTTTCAGGCGATTCAGGCCGCCTACGAGCATCTGGGCCACGCCGACGAGTGGGAGAACCACCATCAGGGCGGCGCGGCCGGGTTCGCTGGCCGGGAGTGGTTCGCCGCGCCCGAGGTGCCCGAGAGCGCCGAAATCACGACGCCGATGGCCTACGCGTACAACCCGACGATTCGGGGCGCCAAGAGCGAGGACACCGTGCTGGTAACCGACGACGGGTTCGAGGTGCTGACCGACACCGGCCAGTGGCCCACGACCCCGGTGGACGCCTACGACTACGACGCGGTGATGGAGCGTCCCGACGTGCTGGTGCGGGAAGACGACGGAAACTGA
- a CDS encoding NADP-dependent malic enzyme translates to MGLDEDSLDYHREEPPGKIEISTTKPTNTQRDLSLAYSPGVAAPCRAIDENPEDAYKYTAKGNLVGVVSNGSAVLGLGNIGAQASKPVMEGKGVLFKRFADIDVFDIELDQEGADEIIRTTKAMEPTFGGINLEDIKAPECFEIEETLREEMDIPVFHDDQHGTAIISGAALLNATEINGKDIEDLKIVFSGAGASAIASARFYVSLGARKENIIMCDSSGIITEDRAEHGDVNDYKAEFARDVPEGDLEDAMEGADVFVGLSVAGIVSQEMVRSMADDPVVFAMANPDPEIGYEEAKAARDDTVIMATGRSDYPNMVNNVLGFPFIFRGALDVRATEINEEMKIAAAEALADLAKQDVPDAVVKAYGDQPLQFGPEYIIPKPLDPRVLFEVAPAVADAAMESGVARSELDTEQYVETLEARLGKSREMMRVVLNKAKSDPKRVALAEGDDEKMIRAAYQMQEEGIANPVLIGDRDSIAATAGDLGLDFDPEIADPANGDYEEYGERLYQLRRRKGITESEAEDLVRKDSNYFGSVMVEQGDADAMLTGLTHHYPSALRPPLQVIGTADDADYAAGVYMLTFKNRVIFCADATVNQDPDEDVLAEITRHTADLARRFNVEPRAAMLSYSNFGSVDNEGTRKPRKAAKQLRADPNVDFPVDGEMQADTAVVEDILEGTYEFSELDDPANLLVFPNLEAGNIGYKLLQRLGGADAIGPMLVGMDKPVHVIQRGDEVKDIVNLAGVAVVDAQQNE, encoded by the coding sequence ATGGGATTAGACGAGGACTCACTCGACTATCACCGCGAGGAGCCGCCGGGCAAGATAGAGATTTCCACGACGAAACCGACGAACACACAGCGCGACCTGAGTCTGGCGTACTCGCCGGGCGTGGCCGCGCCCTGCCGCGCGATAGACGAGAACCCGGAGGACGCCTACAAGTACACCGCGAAGGGCAACCTCGTGGGCGTCGTCTCGAACGGGTCGGCGGTCCTCGGACTGGGTAACATCGGCGCGCAGGCGTCCAAGCCCGTGATGGAGGGCAAGGGCGTCCTGTTCAAGCGGTTCGCCGACATCGACGTGTTCGACATCGAGTTGGACCAAGAGGGCGCCGACGAGATAATCCGGACGACGAAGGCGATGGAACCAACCTTCGGGGGCATTAATCTGGAGGACATCAAGGCCCCGGAGTGCTTCGAAATCGAGGAGACGCTCCGCGAGGAGATGGACATCCCCGTCTTCCACGACGACCAGCACGGCACCGCCATCATCTCGGGCGCGGCCCTGCTCAACGCCACCGAGATAAACGGCAAGGACATCGAGGACCTGAAAATCGTCTTCTCGGGCGCGGGCGCGTCGGCCATCGCCAGCGCGCGGTTCTACGTCTCGCTGGGCGCGCGCAAGGAGAACATCATCATGTGCGACTCCTCGGGCATCATCACCGAGGACCGGGCCGAACACGGCGACGTGAACGACTACAAGGCCGAGTTCGCCCGCGACGTGCCGGAGGGCGACCTCGAAGACGCGATGGAGGGCGCGGACGTGTTCGTCGGCCTCTCGGTCGCCGGCATCGTCTCTCAGGAGATGGTCCGGTCGATGGCCGACGACCCGGTCGTCTTCGCCATGGCGAACCCCGACCCCGAAATCGGCTACGAGGAGGCCAAGGCCGCCCGCGACGACACGGTCATCATGGCGACCGGGCGCTCGGACTACCCCAACATGGTCAACAACGTCCTCGGGTTCCCGTTCATCTTCCGGGGCGCGCTCGACGTGCGGGCGACCGAAATCAACGAGGAGATGAAGATTGCCGCGGCGGAAGCCCTCGCCGACCTCGCCAAGCAGGACGTGCCCGACGCCGTGGTCAAGGCCTACGGCGACCAACCGCTCCAGTTCGGGCCGGAGTACATCATCCCCAAACCGCTCGACCCCCGCGTCCTGTTCGAGGTCGCGCCCGCGGTGGCCGACGCCGCGATGGAGAGCGGCGTCGCCCGGAGCGAACTCGACACCGAGCAGTACGTCGAGACGCTGGAGGCCCGCCTCGGCAAGTCCCGCGAGATGATGCGGGTGGTGCTGAACAAGGCCAAGTCCGACCCCAAGCGCGTGGCGCTGGCAGAGGGCGACGACGAGAAGATGATTCGGGCGGCCTACCAGATGCAGGAGGAGGGTATCGCCAACCCGGTCCTCATCGGCGACCGCGACTCCATCGCGGCGACCGCGGGCGACCTCGGCCTCGACTTCGACCCCGAAATCGCCGACCCCGCGAACGGCGACTACGAGGAGTACGGCGAGCGCCTCTACCAACTCCGCCGCCGGAAGGGCATCACCGAGAGCGAGGCCGAGGACCTCGTCCGGAAGGACAGCAACTACTTCGGGAGCGTGATGGTCGAGCAGGGCGACGCCGACGCGATGCTGACCGGCCTGACCCACCACTACCCCTCGGCGCTCCGGCCGCCCCTGCAGGTCATCGGCACGGCCGACGACGCCGACTACGCTGCCGGGGTGTACATGCTCACGTTCAAGAACCGCGTCATCTTCTGTGCCGACGCCACGGTGAACCAGGACCCCGACGAGGACGTGCTGGCCGAAATCACCCGCCACACCGCCGACCTCGCCCGCCGGTTCAACGTCGAACCCCGTGCGGCGATGCTGTCGTACTCGAACTTCGGGAGCGTGGACAACGAGGGCACCCGCAAGCCCCGGAAAGCCGCCAAGCAACTCCGCGCGGACCCGAACGTCGACTTCCCGGTCGACGGCGAGATGCAGGCCGACACCGCGGTCGTCGAGGACATTCTGGAGGGGACCTACGAGTTCTCGGAACTCGACGACCCCGCGAACCTGCTGGTCTTCCCGAACCTCGAAGCGGGCAACATCGGCTACAAACTCCTCCAGCGACTGGGCGGCGCGGACGCCATCGGCCCGATGCTGGTCGGGATGGACAAGCCGGTCCACGTCATCCAGCGGGGCGACGAGGTCAAAGACATCGTGAACCTCGCCGGCGTCGCGGTGGTCGACGCCCAGCAGAACGAGTAG